A genomic segment from uncultured Marinifilum sp. encodes:
- a CDS encoding alpha-isopropylmalate synthase regulatory domain-containing protein, whose protein sequence is MNELHSLEIMDTTLRDGEQTSGVSFNADEKFGVAKLMLQSLKVDRIEVASARVSEGEFQAVRRITKWAKENNYLDKIEVLGFIDGTESLDWIYKSGARVVNLLAKGSVKHLQGQLKKTKEQHVKDIKKAIAYANKLEIQVNLYLEDWSNGMMTSRDYVWYLIDELQKENIKRFMLPDTLGVMNQVQSFDFCYACCERYPNLHFDFHAHNDYDLALANVYSAVLAGVHGVHTTVNGLGERAGNAPLASVIGVVKDHLSRKINVNEEKINTVSRIIETFSGIRIPANKPLVGENVFTQTCGVHADGDSKDDLYFNRLMPERFGRERKYALGKTSGKANIKKNLEELGMTLDEEIMKMVTKRVIELGDKKERVTTDDLPYIVSDVLNHTVEEMPIQIKHYSLSLSKGMRPFASVNLEINGEMHEGTASGDGQYDAFMNAIWSIYEKIGKDRPVLADYLVRIPPGGKTDALVETLITWNYKGKEFKTRGLDPDQLEAAIKATSRMLNLLEQQDNKCSEQLVNSTK, encoded by the coding sequence ATGAACGAATTGCATAGCTTAGAAATAATGGATACCACTCTTCGGGATGGAGAGCAAACCTCCGGAGTAAGTTTTAATGCTGATGAAAAATTTGGGGTTGCAAAGCTAATGTTGCAATCCTTAAAGGTTGATCGGATAGAGGTTGCCTCGGCCAGAGTATCGGAGGGAGAATTTCAAGCTGTGCGTAGAATTACCAAATGGGCCAAAGAAAATAATTACCTAGATAAAATTGAAGTTCTGGGATTTATTGATGGCACAGAATCATTAGATTGGATTTATAAGAGTGGAGCCAGAGTAGTTAATTTACTAGCTAAAGGTTCTGTAAAACATTTGCAGGGACAGCTTAAGAAAACCAAAGAACAGCATGTTAAGGATATCAAAAAAGCAATTGCTTATGCTAATAAATTAGAGATTCAGGTAAATCTTTATTTAGAAGATTGGTCGAATGGCATGATGACATCCAGAGATTATGTTTGGTATTTGATAGATGAATTGCAAAAGGAAAATATTAAAAGATTTATGTTACCCGATACTTTAGGGGTTATGAATCAAGTTCAATCATTCGATTTTTGTTATGCTTGTTGTGAAAGGTATCCTAATTTGCATTTCGATTTTCATGCTCATAACGATTATGATTTGGCTCTGGCAAATGTATATTCGGCAGTGCTTGCTGGAGTACATGGAGTTCACACGACAGTTAACGGATTAGGTGAACGAGCTGGTAATGCTCCTTTGGCATCGGTTATAGGAGTTGTAAAAGATCATTTATCTCGAAAGATTAATGTAAACGAAGAAAAAATAAATACGGTTAGCCGTATTATAGAAACTTTTTCGGGCATAAGAATTCCTGCAAACAAACCTTTAGTTGGCGAAAATGTGTTTACTCAAACCTGTGGTGTGCATGCTGATGGTGATTCAAAAGACGATCTGTATTTTAACCGATTAATGCCCGAGCGATTTGGCCGAGAGCGAAAGTATGCTTTAGGAAAAACATCGGGCAAAGCCAATATCAAAAAGAATTTAGAAGAATTGGGAATGACTCTCGACGAGGAAATCATGAAAATGGTAACAAAGCGGGTAATCGAATTGGGAGACAAAAAAGAAAGGGTAACAACCGATGATCTTCCTTATATTGTTTCTGATGTATTAAACCATACAGTAGAAGAAATGCCAATTCAAATTAAGCATTACTCTTTATCTCTTTCGAAAGGAATGCGACCTTTTGCATCGGTTAATCTCGAAATAAATGGTGAAATGCACGAGGGAACTGCCTCGGGTGATGGACAATACGATGCTTTTATGAATGCAATATGGAGTATTTATGAAAAAATTGGAAAAGATCGTCCGGTTTTAGCCGATTATTTGGTGCGAATTCCTCCGGGCGGTAAAACCGATGCTTTGGTAGAAACTTTAATTACCTGGAATTATAAAGGTAAGGAGTTTAAAACTCGCGGTTTGGATCCCGATCAGCTCGAAGCTGCAATAAAAGCAACTTCGCGAATGCTTAATCTTCTCGAACAGCAGGATAATAAGTGTAGTGAACAATTAGTAAACAGTACAAAATAA
- the leuB gene encoding 3-isopropylmalate dehydrogenase — translation MTYKIAVLAGDGIGPEIVEQARKVSDAITKKFGHDFEYTEALVGATAIDQVGDPYPDDTHELCMKSDAVLFGAIGDPKFDNNPSAKVRPEQGLLAMRKKLGLYANLRPVNTFKSLIHKSPLKTELVDGADFMCIRELTGGIYFGRPQGRSEDGKTAYDSCVYTAEEIERIVRLGFEYAGKRRKKLTIVDKANVLATSRLWRETAQKIEPEFPDIEVEYMFVDNAAMQLITWPKRFDVMVTENMFGDILTDEASVISGSMGMLPSASIGVHTSVFEPIHGSYPQAAGKNIANPCATVLSAAMMFEYAFGMMKEGALIREAVDKALEAGVVTEDIADGKKAYSTSEVGDWLANYITNI, via the coding sequence ATGACTTATAAAATAGCAGTATTGGCCGGCGATGGAATTGGCCCAGAAATAGTTGAACAAGCAAGAAAAGTAAGCGATGCGATTACTAAAAAATTTGGTCACGATTTTGAATATACCGAAGCGCTGGTAGGTGCTACTGCCATCGATCAGGTAGGAGATCCATATCCTGATGATACGCATGAATTGTGTATGAAATCGGATGCTGTTCTTTTTGGTGCAATTGGCGATCCTAAATTCGATAACAATCCATCAGCTAAAGTTCGTCCAGAACAAGGTTTATTGGCCATGCGTAAAAAATTAGGTTTATATGCTAATCTTCGTCCGGTAAATACTTTTAAATCATTAATTCACAAATCTCCTTTAAAAACAGAATTGGTCGATGGTGCCGATTTTATGTGTATTCGTGAGCTAACAGGCGGTATCTATTTTGGTCGTCCGCAAGGAAGAAGCGAAGATGGTAAAACAGCTTACGATTCTTGTGTTTATACAGCAGAAGAAATTGAAAGAATTGTGCGTTTGGGATTTGAATATGCTGGAAAACGTCGCAAAAAATTAACCATTGTCGATAAAGCCAATGTATTGGCAACATCGAGATTATGGAGAGAAACAGCTCAAAAAATTGAGCCCGAATTTCCTGATATCGAAGTGGAATATATGTTTGTTGATAATGCGGCAATGCAATTAATTACTTGGCCAAAACGTTTCGATGTTATGGTTACAGAAAACATGTTTGGAGATATTCTTACCGATGAGGCGAGTGTAATTTCCGGATCAATGGGAATGTTACCTTCTGCATCAATAGGTGTTCATACTTCTGTATTCGAACCAATTCATGGTTCTTATCCACAAGCTGCAGGTAAAAATATAGCTAACCCTTGTGCAACAGTTCTTTCGGCTGCAATGATGTTCGAATATGCATTTGGCATGATGAAAGAAGGTGCTTTAATTCGAGAGGCTGTTGATAAAGCTCTTGAAGCAGGAGTGGTAACAGAAGATATTGCCGATGGAAAAAAGGCTTACTCAACGAGCGAAGTTGGCGATTGGCTAGCAAATTACATTACGAATATATAG
- the ilvA gene encoding threonine ammonia-lyase IlvA, translating into MSKENYYPLMADIVKASRVVQEVAHTAPLLKNMNLSVKFQANIHLKREDLQLVRSYKIRGAFNKISSLSKEALAKGIVCASAGNHAQGVAYSCNKLKCSGKVYMPETTPRQKIKQVKMFGGEFVEIILFGDTFDDAAAKAMADAKEHSQTIIHPFDDPKIIEGQGTIGLEILQQLTEPIDYLFLPIGGGGLASGVGAWIKEFSPNTKIIGVEPEGAPSMKSAFEKNNNVALDSIDRFVDGAAVRKVGDLTWKICEKVLDDVLVVPEGLICSTILQMYNEDAIVAEPAGALSIAALNLMKDKIKGKNVVCVLSGSNNDITRMEEIKERSLLYEGLKHYFLVRFPQRSGALKEFVNDVLDSGDDITHFEYYKKSSREKGPAVIGIEVQNPKDLKRLQKRMAERNFVFEYLNDKTDLFQFIV; encoded by the coding sequence ATGTCTAAAGAAAATTATTATCCGCTTATGGCGGATATTGTGAAAGCAAGTAGAGTGGTTCAAGAGGTAGCACACACAGCTCCTCTTTTAAAAAATATGAATTTGTCTGTTAAGTTTCAGGCAAATATTCACCTGAAAAGGGAAGATCTGCAATTGGTTCGTTCCTATAAAATTAGAGGTGCCTTTAATAAAATTTCTTCTTTATCAAAAGAAGCATTAGCCAAGGGAATTGTTTGTGCCAGTGCGGGTAATCATGCTCAGGGAGTAGCCTATTCTTGTAATAAACTAAAATGTTCTGGTAAGGTGTATATGCCCGAAACAACTCCTCGTCAGAAAATTAAGCAGGTTAAAATGTTTGGTGGCGAATTTGTCGAAATTATTTTATTTGGCGATACCTTCGACGATGCTGCAGCTAAAGCAATGGCCGATGCAAAAGAACATTCCCAAACCATTATTCATCCTTTCGACGATCCTAAAATTATAGAAGGACAAGGAACCATTGGTCTTGAAATATTACAACAATTAACAGAACCAATCGATTATCTGTTTTTACCAATTGGGGGTGGCGGATTAGCTTCTGGTGTGGGTGCATGGATAAAAGAATTTAGCCCGAATACTAAAATTATTGGTGTTGAACCAGAAGGTGCTCCTTCCATGAAATCAGCTTTTGAGAAGAATAACAATGTGGCATTGGATAGTATCGATCGTTTTGTTGATGGTGCGGCTGTAAGAAAAGTGGGTGATCTGACCTGGAAAATTTGCGAAAAGGTATTAGACGATGTTTTGGTCGTACCCGAAGGCTTAATATGTTCTACAATTCTTCAAATGTATAACGAAGATGCAATTGTTGCCGAACCAGCCGGAGCACTTTCCATTGCAGCATTGAACTTAATGAAAGATAAAATTAAGGGAAAGAATGTGGTTTGTGTGCTTAGCGGAAGTAATAACGACATTACCCGTATGGAAGAAATAAAAGAGCGAAGTTTGCTTTATGAGGGGTTAAAACATTACTTTTTAGTGCGTTTTCCGCAACGTTCTGGTGCTTTAAAAGAATTTGTTAACGATGTTCTCGATAGTGGCGATGATATAACTCATTTTGAGTACTACAAAAAGAGCAGTCGCGAAAAAGGACCTGCAGTTATTGGTATCGAAGTTCAAAACCCGAAAGATTTAAAGAGATTACAGAAACGAATGGCAGAGCGAAACTTTGTGTTCGAATACTTAAATGATAAAACTGATTTATTTCAGTTTATTGTTTAA
- a CDS encoding DUF6377 domain-containing protein, whose protein sequence is MLRNFFVLILLIYYGINSSYSQYNNSNNQINNPSYYLLLKDSIDNAKKEKIKILTDSLFFYTTQSSTRNELRLLSNLAKEYEYFVYDSAFYYGNRALKLSYQLNDHSKIAESKSNLALVLLLKGLYKETIDTLQTIKVSDLSKQKRIDLYAVTYRAYYDLSNSRWGYYAPKYRKLGDKYVSKIVREANADSFQYNLARALKALNHQEDKLAVKYYEKLVNEFDLGPHQTAICQSGLGVAFGRLGKLEQAKKCMKKAVIGDILSATKETLAAKMLAEMLFHEGDLEKADMYISEARKDAEFYGSNARRLEISFIQPEIEAAVVGELEKEKKLVIRVGFVILILLLVIIILALVFFKQLQELKRARKEIIERNENLKVVNESLREVSKIKEEYVGYYFNFSSQFIEKMEGMKKAISRQLITKQYDAIESELKNYNPKKERKYLFEDFDRIFLKLFPDFVLRFNLLFKEDNRIILKDNQSLNTDLRIYALIRLGINDNEKIASILNFSVNTIYTYKTKIKNRSFVLNDDFEKKIMEIKSV, encoded by the coding sequence ATGCTCCGAAATTTCTTTGTTCTTATTTTATTAATTTATTACGGAATAAATTCTTCTTATTCTCAATATAATAATTCTAATAATCAGATAAATAATCCTAGTTATTATCTGCTGTTAAAAGATAGTATTGATAATGCCAAGAAGGAGAAAATTAAGATTTTAACCGATTCACTATTTTTTTATACCACTCAGTCATCAACAAGAAATGAATTGCGTTTACTAAGCAATTTGGCCAAAGAATATGAATATTTTGTTTACGATTCGGCTTTTTATTATGGAAATCGTGCGCTTAAACTTTCTTATCAATTAAATGATCATTCGAAAATTGCAGAATCTAAGTCTAATTTAGCATTGGTTTTATTGCTAAAGGGATTGTACAAAGAAACTATAGATACGCTTCAAACTATTAAAGTTTCTGACTTATCTAAGCAAAAAAGAATTGATTTGTATGCGGTAACATATAGGGCATATTACGATTTATCGAATTCCAGATGGGGATATTATGCTCCAAAATATCGTAAGTTGGGGGATAAATATGTTTCAAAAATTGTAAGAGAAGCTAATGCTGATTCATTTCAGTACAATCTAGCTCGGGCTTTAAAAGCATTGAATCATCAGGAAGATAAATTAGCTGTGAAGTACTACGAAAAGTTAGTAAACGAGTTTGACTTAGGACCACATCAAACAGCAATATGCCAAAGCGGATTGGGTGTTGCTTTTGGACGCTTGGGAAAGTTAGAGCAGGCAAAAAAGTGCATGAAAAAAGCCGTTATTGGTGATATTTTATCGGCAACAAAAGAAACATTGGCTGCCAAAATGTTAGCCGAAATGCTATTTCACGAAGGAGACCTAGAGAAAGCTGATATGTATATTTCTGAGGCAAGAAAAGATGCTGAATTTTATGGTAGCAATGCCAGAAGACTCGAAATTTCATTTATTCAACCAGAAATTGAAGCTGCTGTAGTTGGAGAGCTCGAGAAGGAGAAAAAGCTGGTTATTAGGGTAGGATTTGTAATCTTAATTTTATTGCTTGTAATTATTATTTTGGCTCTGGTATTTTTTAAACAATTACAGGAATTAAAAAGAGCCAGAAAAGAAATAATTGAACGTAACGAAAATTTAAAAGTAGTAAATGAAAGTTTGCGCGAAGTAAGTAAAATTAAGGAAGAGTATGTGGGGTATTATTTCAATTTTAGTTCGCAGTTTATAGAGAAAATGGAAGGAATGAAAAAAGCCATTTCCCGACAGTTAATAACAAAGCAGTACGATGCAATTGAAAGCGAATTAAAAAACTACAATCCGAAGAAGGAACGAAAATATTTATTCGAAGATTTTGATCGTATTTTCCTGAAACTATTTCCTGATTTTGTACTTAGATTTAATTTATTGTTTAAAGAGGACAATAGAATTATTTTAAAAGATAATCAAAGTTTAAATACCGATTTACGTATTTACGCATTAATACGTTTAGGCATAAACGACAACGAAAAAATTGCCAGTATTCTCAATTTCTCAGTGAATACAATTTATACCTACAAAACAAAAATTAAGAATCGTTCTTTTGTTCTAAACGACGATTTTGAGAAAAAAATCATGGAAATAAAATCCGTTTAA
- a CDS encoding glycoside hydrolase family 97 protein, with translation MKCKSIFCLIAGLAMILASCSNSKIVKSVASPDGKIGVQLSMIEGQASYMVSFNGKPVIEPSTLGFDFKNLPSIKKGWKIVSTELSSSKSTWEMQWGEKRVVEDNFNQLIINLKEEKAPNRIMNLVFKVYNDGLGFRYEFPKQEAMTEVIITDENTQFNLTGDHKVWWIPGDWDIYEHLYHTTQFTGIDATALRANDNLAQTSIPENAVNTPVTMKTAEGVYLSFHEANLTDYAGMTLKVNKEELMLESELVGSDRTGYKVKRELPFNSPWRTIQISENAGGLIESDLIVNLNEPNKIGLVDYFKPMKYVGIWWDMHLGTKSWDMASGKHGATTKYAKELIDFAAENNIGGILVEGWNTGWEHWIGFEDREGVFDFVTPYKDYDLKEVVRYGKEKGVELIMHHETSAAPRTYNQQMDTAYHLMNSLGIHSVKTGYVGKIIPKGEYHHGQWMVNNYRKAVEMGAKYKVAINAHEPIKATGLRRTYPNVIAREGLRGQEFNAWASDGGNPPEHLPIVAFTRMLAGPIDYTPGIFNIKLTPHKPNNQVNTTIAQQLALYVVINSPIQMVPDLIENYKGNDAFQFIRDVAVNWETSKVLNGEVGDFVTIARKDRESENWFIGSITDENARDMNIKLDFLTEGKKYKASLYLDGKNAHWDNNPTEFQILTKEVSSESNLEFHLAEGGGAAISLIEL, from the coding sequence ATGAAATGTAAATCAATTTTTTGTCTTATTGCTGGCTTGGCAATGATATTGGCATCATGTTCCAATAGCAAGATAGTGAAAAGTGTTGCATCGCCCGATGGTAAAATTGGCGTTCAATTAAGTATGATAGAAGGACAAGCTTCTTACATGGTTTCATTCAATGGAAAACCAGTAATTGAACCTTCCACATTAGGTTTCGATTTTAAAAATCTGCCATCCATTAAAAAAGGGTGGAAAATTGTTTCTACTGAGCTTTCTTCAAGTAAGTCAACATGGGAAATGCAATGGGGAGAGAAAAGAGTGGTTGAAGATAATTTTAATCAGTTAATTATTAATTTGAAAGAAGAAAAAGCTCCAAATAGAATAATGAATTTGGTGTTTAAAGTATATAACGACGGATTGGGATTTCGTTATGAGTTTCCCAAACAAGAAGCCATGACTGAAGTGATAATTACCGATGAAAATACACAATTTAATTTAACCGGAGATCATAAAGTATGGTGGATTCCTGGCGATTGGGATATTTATGAGCATTTGTATCATACAACACAGTTTACAGGTATTGATGCAACTGCTTTACGCGCAAATGATAATTTAGCACAGACTTCGATTCCCGAAAATGCGGTAAATACTCCTGTTACTATGAAAACAGCAGAGGGTGTTTACTTAAGTTTTCACGAAGCTAATTTAACCGATTATGCAGGCATGACTTTGAAAGTAAACAAAGAAGAGTTGATGCTGGAAAGTGAGTTGGTTGGATCGGACAGAACCGGATATAAAGTAAAAAGAGAGCTTCCGTTTAATTCACCATGGAGAACTATTCAAATATCTGAAAATGCCGGAGGATTAATTGAATCCGACTTGATCGTAAACCTTAATGAGCCCAATAAAATTGGATTGGTTGATTATTTTAAACCCATGAAATATGTTGGTATTTGGTGGGATATGCATCTGGGAACAAAATCATGGGATATGGCAAGTGGAAAACATGGTGCAACAACCAAATATGCAAAAGAACTAATCGATTTTGCTGCTGAAAATAATATTGGTGGAATCTTGGTTGAAGGATGGAACACTGGCTGGGAACATTGGATCGGTTTTGAAGATCGTGAAGGCGTATTCGATTTTGTGACTCCTTACAAGGATTACGATTTGAAAGAGGTGGTGCGCTACGGAAAAGAAAAAGGGGTTGAATTAATCATGCATCATGAAACTTCAGCCGCTCCAAGAACTTACAATCAGCAAATGGATACGGCCTATCATTTAATGAATTCCTTGGGAATACATTCGGTTAAAACCGGATATGTTGGAAAAATTATCCCTAAAGGAGAATATCACCACGGACAATGGATGGTAAACAATTACCGAAAAGCTGTGGAAATGGGTGCGAAATATAAAGTAGCCATCAATGCTCACGAGCCAATTAAAGCAACAGGTTTGCGCAGAACTTACCCCAATGTAATTGCCCGTGAAGGTTTACGCGGACAAGAATTTAATGCCTGGGCAAGCGATGGTGGAAATCCACCAGAACATTTGCCAATTGTAGCATTTACAAGAATGTTGGCTGGTCCAATCGATTATACTCCAGGAATTTTTAATATCAAATTGACTCCTCATAAACCAAATAATCAAGTGAATACAACTATTGCGCAGCAGTTGGCATTATATGTGGTAATTAATAGCCCAATTCAAATGGTGCCCGATTTAATCGAAAATTACAAAGGAAACGATGCTTTTCAGTTTATTCGAGATGTGGCCGTTAACTGGGAAACAAGCAAAGTACTTAATGGAGAAGTTGGCGATTTTGTTACCATTGCACGTAAAGATCGTGAATCGGAAAATTGGTTTATTGGTTCTATTACCGATGAAAATGCTCGCGATATGAATATTAAACTGGATTTTCTTACAGAAGGAAAGAAATACAAAGCAAGTTTATATTTAGATGGCAAAAATGCACATTGGGATAATAATCCTACCGAGTTTCAGATTCTTACTAAAGAAGTAAGCAGTGAATCTAATTTAGAGTTTCATTTGGCCGAAGGTGGCGGAGCTGCCATTAGTTTAATCGAATTATAA
- a CDS encoding PDZ domain-containing protein — protein MLKLNVRIGVFFLVLFGMMGSAYAKKDVRLMRYPDVNKNLIAFVYAGDIWTVDSNGGDAKRLTSHKGLELFPKISPDGKWIAFSAEYSGSRQVYVMPAKGGRPKQLTYYNSVKMMPPRGGFDNAILDWTPDSKSILVRMNRTAFGERNGTYYKVSINGGLEQALQIPEGGFGVFSPDAKKMCFAPISREFRTWKRYKGGRASDLWIYDLENDQSERITKFVGSDQIPSWYKNAIYFASDRDLKLNIYKYDIASKEISQMTHHKTFDVMWPSGENGQLVYENGGQLFKLNLETGKEERIIVNINFDNPNTLPYYKNVKDFIEGWAVSPSGKRALFDARGDIFSVPAKNGPSINLTQTQGVRETSPSWSPNGKYISYYSDATGEYEIYLLENKKGAKAKQITSGSSAWMYDAKWSPNSKYLIFFDRSLKLKYLNVETGIVKVVDQANRNEIRDFSVSPDSDWIAYVKDSKNSQGAIWVHQITTGKNTQLTDDTFGDSEPVFSTDGDFIFFTSNRDFNLNFSSFEFDYLYNRATRIFAMALKAEGPKLFPIKNDIEGIKEELKETPKSNKRGKKEEAKEEKLKVEIDFDGITNRIVAFPLSSGNYSNLNAIDGGILFTTNGSLHSYNIKEEKDELILDRVSAVMLSDKGDKIMYNDGSTYGITNLSPGQEADAGKLSLDDLDMKIDPVKEWNQIYTDGWRIFRDFYYVENMHGVDWAQIKANYNLLMPYLSHRADLDYILGEIISETNTGHAYVNYGDFEKVKPLETGLLGAKLKADFTNKKYIISKIFEGENWNPNRRSPLTEQGVNVKEGDYLLSINGHDLSTDVNPYLYLENQVGKMLEITVNSKPSFEGAKTYTIKPIASELELMYLNWVNERREMVNKLSDGKIGYIHVPNTAVEGNRELHRGMYAYHDKEALIIDDRYNGGGFIPDHMADLLDRDVLSYWHLRGLEPWKTPGVAHDGPKAMLINHYSSSGGDAFPYFFRKKGLGKLIGTRTWGGLVGMSGNAGLVDGGYIAVPRFGIFDENQKWIIEGVGVYPDIEVYDQPHLVAKGIDPCIQKAVEVLLKELKQKSTKQIMAPADPNRSEWIEENVK, from the coding sequence ATGTTAAAGTTGAATGTAAGAATTGGAGTATTTTTCCTAGTTCTGTTTGGAATGATGGGAAGTGCTTATGCCAAAAAGGATGTGCGTTTAATGCGTTATCCTGATGTGAACAAAAATCTAATTGCCTTTGTATATGCTGGCGATATTTGGACCGTAGATTCAAATGGTGGCGATGCCAAGCGGTTAACTTCGCATAAAGGATTGGAATTATTTCCAAAAATTTCTCCCGATGGAAAATGGATTGCTTTTTCTGCCGAGTATTCTGGAAGTAGACAAGTATATGTAATGCCTGCCAAAGGAGGAAGGCCAAAGCAGTTAACATATTATAATTCTGTTAAAATGATGCCGCCACGCGGAGGATTTGATAATGCCATTTTAGACTGGACACCAGATAGCAAATCTATTTTGGTAAGAATGAATAGAACTGCTTTTGGTGAGCGAAATGGTACCTATTATAAAGTAAGTATTAATGGCGGATTGGAGCAAGCATTGCAGATTCCTGAAGGTGGTTTTGGCGTTTTTTCTCCTGATGCTAAAAAAATGTGTTTTGCCCCAATTAGTCGCGAATTCAGAACATGGAAACGATACAAAGGTGGTCGTGCTTCCGATTTATGGATTTATGATTTAGAGAATGATCAGTCGGAGAGAATAACAAAATTTGTGGGATCAGATCAAATTCCATCATGGTATAAAAATGCAATCTATTTTGCTTCCGATCGCGACCTAAAGTTAAATATCTATAAATATGATATTGCAAGCAAAGAGATTAGTCAAATGACTCATCATAAAACTTTTGATGTAATGTGGCCATCAGGTGAAAATGGTCAGTTGGTTTATGAAAATGGCGGACAGTTGTTTAAGTTAAATCTGGAAACAGGTAAAGAGGAGCGCATAATTGTGAATATCAATTTCGATAATCCAAACACATTGCCTTATTATAAAAATGTGAAGGATTTCATAGAAGGATGGGCCGTATCTCCATCGGGGAAACGAGCTTTATTCGATGCACGAGGCGATATTTTTTCTGTTCCAGCAAAGAATGGTCCAAGTATAAACCTTACACAAACACAAGGAGTAAGAGAAACCTCGCCAAGCTGGTCGCCAAACGGAAAGTATATTTCCTATTATTCCGATGCAACAGGAGAATATGAAATTTATCTTTTAGAAAATAAAAAGGGAGCTAAAGCAAAGCAAATTACCTCAGGATCATCGGCCTGGATGTATGATGCAAAATGGTCGCCAAATAGTAAATATTTGATATTCTTCGATCGCAGCTTAAAACTAAAATATCTGAATGTTGAAACCGGAATAGTTAAAGTTGTTGATCAGGCAAATAGAAATGAAATTAGAGATTTTTCTGTTTCACCTGATTCCGATTGGATTGCATACGTAAAGGATAGTAAAAACAGTCAGGGTGCCATTTGGGTTCATCAAATTACTACAGGTAAAAATACTCAGTTAACCGATGATACTTTTGGCGATTCGGAACCTGTATTCTCAACCGATGGAGACTTTATTTTCTTTACCTCAAACAGAGATTTTAATCTTAACTTTTCAAGTTTTGAATTCGATTATTTATACAATAGAGCAACACGAATTTTTGCAATGGCTTTAAAAGCCGAGGGGCCTAAATTATTTCCAATAAAGAACGATATTGAAGGGATTAAGGAAGAGCTTAAAGAAACTCCTAAATCGAACAAAAGAGGTAAAAAAGAAGAAGCTAAAGAAGAAAAATTAAAGGTAGAAATTGATTTTGATGGTATCACCAATCGTATTGTAGCTTTCCCTTTATCTTCGGGTAATTATAGTAATTTAAATGCCATAGATGGTGGAATTTTGTTCACCACAAATGGTAGTTTGCACAGCTACAATATTAAAGAGGAAAAAGATGAGTTGATTTTAGATCGTGTATCTGCAGTAATGCTTTCCGATAAAGGTGATAAAATCATGTATAATGATGGTTCTACTTATGGAATTACTAATTTATCTCCAGGGCAAGAAGCAGATGCCGGAAAATTATCTTTGGATGATTTAGATATGAAAATTGATCCTGTTAAAGAATGGAATCAGATTTATACCGATGGGTGGCGCATTTTTAGAGATTTCTATTATGTTGAGAATATGCATGGTGTAGACTGGGCTCAAATAAAAGCAAATTATAATTTATTAATGCCATATTTAAGTCATCGTGCCGATTTAGATTATATTTTAGGAGAAATTATTTCGGAAACCAACACCGGACACGCCTATGTTAATTATGGCGATTTTGAAAAAGTGAAGCCTCTAGAAACAGGATTATTGGGTGCCAAGCTTAAAGCTGATTTTACCAATAAGAAATATATCATCTCAAAAATATTCGAGGGTGAAAACTGGAATCCAAACAGACGTTCTCCATTAACCGAGCAAGGTGTGAATGTAAAGGAAGGTGATTATTTGCTTAGTATTAATGGTCACGACTTAAGTACAGATGTAAATCCTTATTTGTATCTGGAAAATCAAGTTGGTAAAATGCTCGAAATTACGGTTAATAGCAAACCAAGTTTCGAAGGTGCTAAAACATATACCATTAAACCAATTGCAAGCGAACTGGAATTAATGTATCTAAATTGGGTAAACGAACGCCGCGAAATGGTAAACAAACTATCTGATGGTAAAATTGGCTACATACATGTGCCAAACACTGCAGTAGAAGGTAATAGAGAATTGCACCGCGGAATGTATGCGTATCACGATAAGGAAGCTTTGATTATTGATGATCGTTACAATGGTGGAGGATTTATTCCCGATCACATGGCCGATTTGCTGGATAGAGATGTGCTTTCGTATTGGCACCTGAGAGGATTGGAACCATGGAAAACACCAGGAGTAGCACACGATGGTCCTAAGGCAATGTTAATTAACCACTATTCCTCATCGGGAGGAGATGCATTTCCATATTTTTTCCGTAAAAAAGGACTGGGAAAATTAATTGGAACTCGCACTTGGGGAGGATTAGTAGGTATGTCGGGAAATGCCGGACTGGTTGATGGCGGTTATATTGCCGTTCCTCGTTTTGGTATTTTCGACGAAAATCAAAAATGGATTATCGAAGGAGTTGGTGTATATCCTGATATTGAAGTTTACGACCAGCCACATTTGGTAGCCAAAGGAATTGATCCATGCATACAAAAAGCAGTAGAAGTGCTATTGAAAGAACTAAAACAAAAAAGCACAAAACAGATTATGGCTCCTGCCGATCCAAACCGATCGGAATGGATTGAAGAGAACGTAAAATAA